The following proteins are encoded in a genomic region of Methylibium petroleiphilum PM1:
- the rimI gene encoding ribosomal protein S18-alanine N-acetyltransferase, whose amino-acid sequence MNAVLQPPPRSLSMLTENDFDEVMVIEQAIYDFPWTRGNFLDSLRAGYPAEVLRTPQDGVVGYFVAMFGVDEVHLLNLSVAPALQRRGHARYMLDALRSIARAHRASQLWLEVRISNLNARGLYERYGFRNVGLRRGYYPARGRAREDAVVMSLQIPEAVHGLG is encoded by the coding sequence GTGAACGCCGTGCTGCAGCCGCCGCCGCGCAGCCTGAGCATGCTGACGGAGAACGACTTCGACGAGGTGATGGTGATCGAGCAGGCGATCTACGACTTTCCCTGGACGCGCGGCAACTTCCTCGATTCGCTGCGGGCCGGCTACCCGGCCGAGGTGCTGCGCACGCCGCAGGACGGCGTGGTCGGCTACTTCGTCGCGATGTTCGGCGTCGACGAAGTGCACCTGCTCAACCTCAGCGTCGCGCCGGCCCTCCAGCGGCGTGGCCATGCGCGCTACATGCTCGATGCCCTGCGCTCGATCGCCCGCGCGCACCGCGCCTCGCAGCTCTGGCTCGAGGTGCGCATTTCCAACCTGAACGCACGCGGCCTGTACGAGCGCTACGGCTTCCGCAATGTCGGCCTGCGCCGTGGCTACTACCCGGCCCGCGGGCGGGCGCGCGAGGACGCGGTGGTGATGAGCCTGCAGATTCCAGAGGCGGTGCATGGTCTGGGATGA
- a CDS encoding D-alanyl-D-alanine carboxypeptidase/D-alanyl-D-alanine-endopeptidase, translating to MIRSPNLLWRCVVGVSALVGGTAMAAPNALPPDDLPAAVQTALKRAQLPADALVAYIIELGPPGPPRGLPRLTHRAQQPVNPASLMKLYTTGVALELLGPAWTWPTPVLTTGQVVDGVLQGDLILQGRGDPTLVIERLWLLLREVRQRGIHEIRGDIVLDGSAFMLNGADAGDPADFDGERFRPYNVRPDALLLNHKSVTLRFVPEPSRGVARVSTDVNLAGVQIDSAVPMVSGPCGDWRGSLKPAFDDPGRIRLTGLYPVSCGEKTWPVAYAEPGSYNVRLIAEAWHEVGGQLAGSVRNGPAPVAAQPLFEATSPPLAAVVRDINKFSNNVMAQQLFLSLGLIPAGTLPLPASATTVATGEVSTPQTPAGNTADAAREMVRAQVRSRAGCTDGEFSIDNGSGLSRQSRSSARCLGAWLQALWASPVMPELMSSLPLTGIDGTARRPGRNWGAALGRAHLKTGSLRDAMGLAGYVLGQSGRRYAFVAIVNHPSAGAARPVLDALVQWAAEDNGR from the coding sequence ATGATCCGAAGCCCGAATCTCCTGTGGCGCTGCGTCGTGGGGGTGTCGGCCCTGGTCGGCGGCACGGCGATGGCAGCGCCGAACGCCCTGCCCCCGGACGACCTGCCGGCCGCCGTGCAGACCGCGCTGAAGCGAGCGCAGTTGCCCGCCGATGCGCTGGTCGCGTACATCATCGAGCTCGGGCCGCCAGGCCCGCCCCGCGGGCTGCCGCGACTGACGCACCGCGCCCAACAGCCGGTCAACCCGGCCTCGCTGATGAAGCTTTACACGACCGGCGTGGCGCTGGAGCTGCTGGGGCCGGCGTGGACCTGGCCCACGCCGGTGCTGACCACCGGACAGGTGGTGGACGGCGTGCTGCAGGGCGACCTGATCCTCCAGGGCCGCGGGGACCCGACGCTGGTGATCGAACGGCTGTGGCTGCTGCTGCGCGAAGTGCGGCAACGCGGCATCCACGAGATCCGCGGCGACATCGTGCTCGACGGAAGTGCCTTCATGTTGAACGGCGCCGACGCCGGCGATCCGGCCGACTTCGACGGCGAACGTTTCCGGCCCTACAACGTGCGGCCCGATGCGCTGCTGCTGAACCACAAGTCGGTCACGCTGCGCTTCGTTCCCGAGCCGTCGCGCGGCGTGGCCCGCGTCAGCACCGACGTCAACCTGGCCGGCGTGCAGATCGACAGCGCGGTGCCCATGGTGTCCGGCCCCTGCGGCGACTGGCGCGGCAGCCTGAAGCCGGCCTTCGACGACCCGGGACGCATCCGGTTGACCGGCCTCTACCCTGTGAGCTGCGGCGAGAAGACCTGGCCTGTCGCCTACGCCGAGCCGGGCAGCTACAACGTGCGGCTGATCGCCGAAGCCTGGCATGAGGTCGGCGGGCAGCTGGCCGGCAGCGTGCGCAACGGCCCCGCGCCCGTCGCGGCACAGCCGCTGTTCGAGGCCACGTCACCGCCGCTGGCGGCGGTGGTGCGAGACATCAACAAGTTCAGCAACAACGTGATGGCGCAGCAGCTGTTCCTGAGCCTCGGACTGATCCCCGCCGGCACGCTGCCGCTGCCGGCTTCGGCGACCACGGTCGCGACGGGGGAGGTGTCGACGCCACAAACGCCCGCAGGCAACACGGCCGATGCCGCGCGCGAGATGGTGCGCGCTCAGGTGCGCAGCCGTGCCGGCTGCACAGACGGCGAGTTCTCGATCGACAACGGCTCGGGCCTGTCGCGCCAGTCCCGCAGCAGCGCCCGTTGCCTGGGCGCCTGGCTGCAGGCGCTGTGGGCCAGCCCGGTGATGCCCGAGCTGATGAGTTCGCTGCCGCTGACCGGGATCGACGGCACGGCGCGCCGGCCGGGCCGCAACTGGGGCGCCGCGCTCGGCCGCGCCCACCTGAAGACCGGTTCGCTGCGCGATGCGATGGGCCTGGCCGGCTACGTGCTCGGGCAGTCGGGGCGGCGCTACGCCTTCGTCGCCATCGTCAACCATCCCAGCGCCGGCGCGGCGCGGCCGGTGCTCGACGCGCTGGTGCAATGGGCGGCCGAGGACAACGGGCGCTGA
- the tsaB gene encoding tRNA (adenosine(37)-N6)-threonylcarbamoyltransferase complex dimerization subunit type 1 TsaB, giving the protein MTPRLLVLDTATETMHLGLCRGEQTWVRALPGGALASASLLPALMALLADAGLGLRELDAIGCGRGPGAFTGVRAACAVTQGLAFGADRPVLMLDTLMAVAEDAHHQGAADDLWVAVDARMGETYAARYRRSATGWTVLEAPALHAPAALAARIAGETPQVQVAGSSLVAHAEAWSGLRGACWPDSAPRAAALLVLARVAWARGEQVDADGALPLYVRDRVAQTTAERMAQRDVQAAGSGVPS; this is encoded by the coding sequence ATGACGCCGCGCCTGCTGGTGCTCGATACCGCCACCGAAACGATGCACCTCGGCCTGTGCCGGGGCGAGCAGACCTGGGTGCGCGCGCTGCCCGGCGGCGCGCTCGCCTCGGCCAGTCTGCTGCCGGCCCTGATGGCGCTGCTGGCCGATGCCGGACTGGGCCTGCGCGAACTCGACGCCATCGGCTGCGGACGCGGTCCGGGCGCCTTCACTGGCGTGCGCGCGGCCTGCGCGGTGACACAGGGACTGGCCTTCGGCGCGGACCGACCGGTGTTGATGCTCGATACCTTGATGGCGGTGGCCGAAGACGCCCACCATCAGGGCGCCGCCGACGATCTGTGGGTGGCGGTCGACGCCCGCATGGGCGAGACCTATGCCGCGCGCTACCGCCGCAGCGCAACGGGCTGGACTGTGCTCGAAGCCCCGGCCCTGCATGCGCCGGCCGCGCTGGCCGCACGCATTGCCGGCGAGACGCCGCAGGTGCAGGTCGCCGGCAGCTCGCTGGTTGCGCATGCCGAGGCCTGGTCGGGCCTGCGCGGGGCCTGCTGGCCCGACAGTGCCCCGCGGGCGGCGGCCCTGCTGGTACTGGCCCGTGTGGCGTGGGCGCGCGGTGAACAGGTCGACGCTGATGGCGCATTGCCGCTCTACGTGCGCGACCGGGTGGCGCAGACCACTGCCGAGCGGATGGCGCAGCGCGACGTGCAGGCGGCGGGCAGCGGGGTGCCGTCGTGA